Proteins co-encoded in one Lasioglossum baleicum chromosome 14, iyLasBale1, whole genome shotgun sequence genomic window:
- the Uif gene encoding sushi, von Willebrand factor type A, EGF and pentraxin domain-containing protein uif isoform X1 — protein sequence MLIRELATALVAVLLCHLQLTESQVPATNVFTCPNGWELRGIHCYKFFNIRHSWEKAAELCRRYGSELMVVESYSENNMSASMIGRHLDRYWLGLASLDDLRTNTLESAAGMLVSQYAGFWASRQPNPQSGECVDVALTDDRQTWELTTCESLLPFMCRANACPAGSFHCSNGKCVNAAFRCDKQDDCGDFSDEIDCPANCQFYMASSGDVVESPNYPHKYAPLSNCKWTLEGPQGHNILLQFQEFETEKSFDIVQILVGGRTEEKSVNLATLSGKQELSNKLFVSASNFMIIKFSTDSSVERKGFRASWKTEPQTCGGILRATPQGQVLTSPGYPQNYPGGLECLYILQAQPGRIMSLEIEDLDLETNRDYILIRDGDSPMSRPIARLTGKSEDNPTVIMSTGNSLYLYLKTSLGDSRRGFSIRYTQGCKATIIARNGTVQSPSFGLNDYPNNQECLYRVKNPQGGPLSLKFVSFNVHKTDFVQIYDGSNTNGLRLHPGNGFTSNTRPKITLTAESGEMLVRFTSDALHSSPGWQAEFSADCPYLQSGEGALASSRDTAFGTPVTFSCPLGQEFATGKPKLTTECLPGGNWSVTYIPNCQEVYCGPVPQIDNGFSIGSSNVTYKGLATYQCYAGFAFPSGRPTEKISCMADGRWEKKPSCLASQCSPLPEAPHSNITILNGGGRSYGTIVRFECEPGYVRSGHPVILCMSNGTWSDEVPTCSRAKCPLLPTIKNGFVVDMSRDYFYGDDARVQCNRGYKLSGSNIIQCGPTQHFDNVPTCEDINECASSQCDLASTECINNPGAFTCKCKSGFAPTMECRPIGDLGLINGGIPDESITVSSSENGYTKTGIRLNNGDGWCGNNIEPGTNWVMIDMKAPTIIRGFRTQVVARVDGNIAYTSAVRIQYTDDLTDIFKDYTNPDGTPVEFRILEPTLSVLNLPVPIEARYIRFRVQDYIGAPCMKLEIMGCTRLECTDINECAVNNGGCHQKCINSPGSYACMCNTGYELYKGNGTAGFYIEKYETGDRDGDLYQKNKTCVPVMCPPLSAPENGKTLSTKQQHHFGDLVKFQCNFGYVLSGSSAVICTSSGVWNGTTPECQYAKCVSLPDDKNEGLSVLRNDEASVLVPFKQNVTLKCGSNGRYLRNTATSGFRQCAYDPKPGLPDYWLSGAQPACPRADCGKPLPTPGAEYGQYLDTKYQSSFFFGCQDTFKLAGQTNRHDNVVRCQANSIWDFGNLRCEGPVCEDPGRPSDGFQIARSYEQGSEVQFGCSRPGYILINPRPIVCVREPECKVVKPLGLASGRIPDSAINGTTEKPNYEAKNVRLNSVTGWCGKKEAFTYVTVDLGQVFRVKAILVKGVVTNDIVGRPTEIRFFYKQAENENYVVYFPNFNLTMRDPGNYGELAMITLPKYVQARFVILGIVSYMDNACLKFELMGCEEPAAEPLLGYDYGFSPCVDNEPPVFQNCPQQPIVVQKGADGGLLPVNFTEPTAIDNSGSIARLEVKPHSFRTPLRVFEDTVVKYVAFDYDGNVAICEINITVPDLTPPRLSCPQSYVIELIDKQESYSVNFNETRVRINATDASGPVKITFAPERAVIPIGSFENVTVYATDSSGNRASCHFQVSVQATPCVDWELKPPAHGGLKCVPGDKGLQCIATCKNGYRFTDGAPVKTFSCDVNKHWSPASVVPDCVSENTQQANYHVVAAVTYRANGAVSRSCLPQYQDLMSQYYMNLNNILTQRCSAVNVNMNVSFVRSVPYLLEENVLKMDFILVIVPAIRQPQLYDLCGSTLNLIFDLSVPSTSAVIEPLLNVSAIGNQCPPLRALKSSITRGFTCSIGEVLNMDTNDVPRCLHCPAGTFAGEKQKQCTSCPKGSYQNSDRQGSCLRCPFGTYTREEGSKSIDDCIPVCGYGTYSPTGLVPCLECPRNSYTGEPPIGGYKDCQTCPAGTFTYQPAAPGRDRCRAKCAPGMYSDTGLAPCAQCPKDFFQPQHGATTCVECPSNMYTDGPGAVGREECKPVQCTDSVCQHGGLCVPMGHGVQCLCPAGFSGRRCEIDIDECASQPCYNGATCIDLPQGYRCQCANGYSGINCQEEKSDCSNDTCPERAMCKDEPGFNNYTCLCRSGYTGVDCDITINPCTASGNPCNNGATCVALQQGRYKCDCVAGWEGQSCEINTDDCAEKPCLLGANCTDLIADFSCDCPPGFTGKRCHEKIDLCSGNPCLNGICVDNLFSHECICHPGWTGSACETNINECASKPCRNNGQCIDQIDGYTCTCEPGYTGKQCQHTIDDCSSEPCQNGGSCLDQLEGFVCKCRPGFVGLQCEAELDECLSDPCSPVGTDRCVDLDNTFVCHCREGYTGAACEVNIDDCSSGPCLNGATCRDEVGGFKCMCPEGWTGLHCEIDVGMCQNHPCQNDAACVDLFLDYFCVCPSGTDGKQCETAPERCIGNPCMHNGRCQDFGSGLNCTCPDDYTGIGCQYEYDACQAGACKNGATCVDDGPGFTCVCPPGYTGKTCEDDIIDCKENSCPPSATCIDLTGKFFCQCPFNLTGDDCRKSIQVDYDLYFSDPARSSAAQVIPFFTSGSKSLTVAMWVQYIQKDEAGIFFTLYGVSSPHVPINRRLMIQAHSNGVQVSLFHDLQDVYLPFREYATINDGQWHHVAVVWNGDNGGELILITEGLIASKTEGYGSGRSLPAYAWAVLGKPQSENAKGYTESGFQGHLTKVQIWSRALHVTNEIQKQVRDCRTEPVLYQGLVLTWAGYDETIGGVERVVPSHCGQRVCPPGYGGSKCQQLESDKIPPKVDHCPGDLWVIAKNGSSIVTWDEPRFIDNVGIVRIQEKNGHKSGQTLMWGTYDISYVAYDQAGNSASCNFKVYVLSDFCPELADPIGGAQQCKDWGSGGQFKVCEISCNSGLRFSQEVPKFYTCGAEGFWRPTNDPSLPLIYPACTSATPAQRVFRIKMNFPTSVLCNEAGQGVLKKKVRDAVNSLNRDWNFCSYSFEGTRECKDLNIDVQCDHRARTTRETNEEDGGTYIISAVVPAESTRQARQGSDTYEVEISFPAINDPILNANSNERATVQTLLERLILEEDQFDVHDILPNTVPDPASLTLESDYDCPIGQVVMAPDCVPCAVGTYYDEDSKQCLSCPVGSYQSESGQLKCSSCPVIAGRPSVTVGPGARSAADCKERCPAGKYYDDIAGLCRNCGHGFYQPNEGSFSCLLCGLGKTTRTAEAVSREECRDECGSGQQLAVEGKCEPCPRGSYRTQGVQAACQACPLGRTTPNMGSASVEECSLPVCDPGTYLNGTLNECMQCKKGMYQSEPQQTFCIPCPPNTSTKGPAATSKADCTNPCETSDAEMHCDANAYCLLIPETSDFKCECKPGYNGTGTECTDVCMGYCDNEGVCLKDSRGQPSCRCSGSFTGKRCTEKSEFFYITGGIAGGVILIIFVVLLVWMICVRASRKKEPKKMLTPATDQNGSQVNFYYGAPTPYAESIAPSHHSTYAHYYDDEEDGWEMPNFYNETYMKESLHNGKMNSLARSNASIYGTKDDLYDRLKRHAYPGKKDGDVTLSD from the exons ATGCTGATAAGAGAATTGGCGACCGCGTTGGTCGCCGTCCTCTTGTGCCATCTTCAGCTAACGGAGTCTCAG GTTCCTGCCACGAACGTCTTCACCTGTCCGAACG GTTGGGAACTGAGGGGCATACATTGTTACAAATTCTTCAACATCAGGCATTCCTGGGAAAAAGCGGCGGAACTATGCAGAAG GTACGGCAGCGAATTGATGGTAGTGGAGTCGTACAGCGAGAACAACATGTCCGCGAGCATGATCGGCCGGCATTTGGATCGTTACTGGCTGGGTTTGGCCTCCCTCGACGATTTACGGACCAACACGCTCGAATCGGCTGCAGGAATGCTTGTCTCCCAATACGCCG GTTTCTGGGCGTCGAGGCAGCCGAATCCGCAATCAGGTGAATGCGTGGACGTCGCGTTGACGGACGACCGGCAAACGTGGGAGTTAACCACGTGTGAATCATTGCTTCCGTTCATGTGCCGCGCCAACGCCTGCCCCGCAG GCTCGTTCCACTGTTCGAACGGGAAATGCGTGAACGCGGCGTTCAGGTGTGACAAACAGGACGACTGCGGCGATTTCTCTGACGAAATCGACTGCCCGGCTAATTGTCAGTTTTACATGGCCAGCAGCGGGGACGTTGTCGAGAGTCCTAATTACCCGCACAAGTATGCACCGCTGAGCAACTGCAAGTGGACCTTGGAGGGGCCCCAAGGCCACAACATCCTTCTGCAG TTCCAAGAGTTCGAGACGGAGAAGAGCTTCGACATAGTACAGATCCTAGTCGGCGGCCGGACGGAGGAGAAGTCCGTGAACCTGGCGACTCTCTCCGGAAAGCAGGAGCTGAGCAACAAGCTGTTCGTATCAGCCTCGAATTTTATGATTATTAAATTCAGCACGGACTCTTCCGTGGAGAGGAAAGGTTTCCGTGCTTCTTGGAAGACTGAACCGCAGACTTGCGGCGGTATTCTCCGAGCGACGCCTCAAGGACAAGTGCTCACTTCACCGGGATATCCGCAGAATTATCCGGGTGGTTTGGAATGTCTCTACATCCTGCAAGCGCAGCCTGGTCGTATCATGTCTCTGGAG ATCGAGGACTTGGATCTCGAAACGAACCGTGACTACATCCTCATCCGAGACGGTGACTCACCGATGAGTAGGCCTATCGCAAGATTGACAGGGAAGTCCGAGGATAACCCGACGGTGATCATGTCTACCGGGAACAGCCTGTATCTCTACTTGAAGACGAGCCTCGGCGATTCGAGACGCGGATTTAGCATTCGATACACTCAGGGCTGCAAGGCTACGATCATCGCGAGAAACGGGACCGTTCAGTCGCCATCTTTCGGCCTGAACGACTACCCTAACAACCAAGAATGCTTGTACAGGGTCAAGAACCCTCAGGGAGGACCGCTGTCTCTCAAATTCGTTAGCTTTAACGTTCACAAGACTGATTTTGTACAG ATTTACGACGGTTCCAACACCAACGGACTAAGACTGCATCCTGGGAACGGCTTCACATCTAACACTCGACCAAAAATCACGCTCACTGCCGAAAGTGGAGAGATGCTAGTCCGGTTCACTTCTGATGCGTTGCACAGCAGCCCCGGCTGGCAAGCTGAGTTCTCAGCAG ACTGTCCGTACCTCCAATCCGGCGAAGGAGCCCTCGCCTCAAGCAGAGACACTGCCTTCGGCACACCTGTCACATTCTCGTGTCCCCTGGGCCAGGAATTCGCAACTGGCAAGCCGAAACTGACCACAGAGTGTCTTCCAGGTGGAAACTGGTCTGTCACCTACATCCCCAACTGCCAAGAGGTTTACTGTGGCCCTGTGCCTCAAATTGACAATGGATTTTCTATTGGATCGTCCAACGTCACTTACAAAGGCTTAGCTACCTATCAATGCTACGCTGGCTTCGCGTTCCCATCTGGTAGACCTACTGAGAAGATTTCTTGCATGGCTGATGGTAGATGGGAGAAGAAACCTTCCTGCCTGG CCTCTCAGTGTTCGCCACTTCCCGAAGCTCCCCACTCGAACATCACGATCCTAAACGGAGGTGGTCGTAGCTACGGAACCATAGTTAGGTTCGAATGCGAGCCGGGATACGTCAGAAGCGGGCATCCGGTTATTCTCTGCATGAGCAACGGCACCTGGTCCGACGAAGTGCCAACGTGTTCCA GAGCTAAGTGTCCATTGCTGCCCACGATCAAGAACGGTTTCGTGGTCGACATGTCCAGGGACTACTTTTATGGAGACGATGCCAGGGTTCAGTGCAACAGAGGCTACAAACTATCTGGCTCCAATATCATACAATGTGGACCCACTCAGCATTTCGACAATGTGCCTACTTGCGAAG ATATCAACGAGTGTGCATCGAGCCAGTGCGATCTGGCTTCCACCGAATGCATAAACAATCCAGGTGCATTCACCTGCAAATGCAAGTCCGGATTCGCTCCCACCATGGAGTGCAGACCAATCGGAGACCTTGGTCTCATTAATGGAGGCATCCCTGACGAGTCTATCACTGTTTCGAGCTCCGAGAACGGATACACGAAAACG GGCATTCGTCTGAACAATGGCGACGGTTGGTGCGGCAACAACATCGAACCAGGCACAAACTGGGTGATGATCGACATGAAAGCTCCCACTATCATCCGTGGATTCCGAACTCAAGTCGTTGCTAGGGTAGACGGCAACATAGCGTACACATCAGCAGTTCGAATTCAGTATACCGACGACCTAACAGACATCTTCAAGGATTACACGAATCCCGATGGCACTCCAGTGGAGTTTAGAATCTTGGAGCCAACTCTTTCTGTCCTGAACCTCCCAGTACCAATCGAGGCTAGGTACATTAGGTTCAGAGTGCAAGATTACATCGGTGCGCCTTGCATGAAGCTAGAAATCATGGGATGCACTCGTCTCGAGTGCACTGACATCAATGAATGCGCTGTGAACAACGGTGGCTGCCATCAGAAATGTATCAACAGTCCAGGCAGCTATGCTTGCATGTGTAACACTGGATACGAGTTGTACAAGGGCAACGGCACTGCTGGATTTTATATAGAGAAGTACGAGACTGGCGATAGGGATGGAGACTTGTATCAGAAGAACAAGACTTGCGTACCTGTTATGTGTCCTCCACTCTCTGCGCCGGAAAATGGCAAGACCTTGTCGACCAAG CAACAGCATCACTTTGGTGATCTAGTGAAGTTCCAATGCAACTTCGGTTACGTACTATCCGGTTCTTCAGCTGTGATCTGCACATCCAGTGGAGTTTGGAATGGCACTACTCCTGAGTGTCAAT ATGCAAAGTGTGTGTCCTTGCCGGACGACAAGAACGAGGGACTCTCGGTGCTCCGCAACGACGAAGCAAGTGTGCTGGTACCCTTCAAACAGAACGTTACTCTAAAGTGCGGCAGCAATGGTCGCTACCTTCGTAACACAGCCACTTCCGGTTTCCGGCAATGCGCCTACGACCCTAAACCAGGGCTACCAGACTATTGGCTATCAGGAGCCCAACCAGCCTGTCCCAGAGCAGACTGTGGAAAGCCTCTACCAACACCTGGAGCCGAATACGGTCAATATTTAGACACCAAATACCAATCGTCCTTCTTCTTCGGCTGCCAGGACACGTTCAAGCTCGCAGGACAGACTAATCGCCATGACAACGTTGTCAGGTGTCAAGCTAACAGCATCTGGGACTTTGGGAATCTTCGATGCGAAGGTCCAGTCTGCGAGGATCCTGGCAGACCTAGCGATGGCTTCCAGATTGCCAGAAGCTATGAGCAAGGATCAGAAGTGCAATTCGGTTGCAGCAGACCAGGGTACATCCTCATCAATCCTAGACCCATCGTCTGCGTCAGGGAACCAGAATGTAAAGTGGTGAAGCCTCTTGGATTAGCTTCCGGTCGCATTCCTGACTCAGCCATCAATGGAACCACAGAGAAGCCTAACTACGAAGCTAAGAACGTTCGCCTTAACTCTGTGACTGGCTGGTGTGGCAAGAAAGAAGCCTTCACTTACGTCACCGTTGATCTAGGCCAGGTGTTCCGCGTGAAGGCGATTTTGGTAAAAGGTGTGGTCACTAATGACATCGTTGGCAGACCTACAGAGATCAGGTTCTTCTACAAGCAAGCCGAGAATGAGAACTACGTTGTCTACTTCCCCAACTTCAACCTGACCATGAGGGACCCTGGAAATTATGGCGAACTAGCTATGATCACCTTGCCTAAGTATGTCCAGGCGAGATTCGTTATCTTGGGTATTGTCAGCTACATGGACAACGCATGCTTGAAGTTTGAGCTGATGGGCTGCGAGGAGCCTGCTGCCGAACCATTGTTGGGCTACGATTATGGTTTCTCTCCTTGCGTGGATAACGAGCCCCCGGTGTTCCAGAATTGTCCTCAGCAGCCGATTGTTGTGCAGAAGGGTGCTGATGGTGGACTGCTGCCTGTCAACTTCACCGAACCTACTGCTATCGATAATAGTGGCAGTATAGCAAGGCTCGAAGTCAAACCTCATAGTTTCAGAACGCCTTTGAGGGTGTTCGAAGACACTGTGGTTAAATATGTGGCGTTCGACTACGACGGGAATGTTGCTATCTGTGAGATTAACATCACTGTGCCAG ATTTGACGCCACCTAGGCTCAGCTGTCCCCAAAGCTACGTGATCGAGTTGATCGATAAACAGGAAAGTTATAGCGTTAACTTTAACGAAACTAGAGTGAGGATTAACGCCACCGATGCCTCGGGACCTGTGAAGATCACTTTCGCTCCTGAGAGAGCAGTGATACCGATTGGCAGCTTTGAGAATGTAACAGTTTATGCGACTGACTCTAGTGGTAATAGAGCGTCTTGTCATTTCCAAGTCTCGGTGCAAGCTACGCCTTGTGTGGATTGGGAATTGAAGCCACCCGCTCATGGGGGATTAAAATGTGTCCCTGGGGATAAGGGTTTGCAGTGTATCGCCACTTGCAAGAACGGCTATAGGTTCACCGATGGTGCTCCTGTGAAGACGTTCTCTTGCGATGTTAATAAACACTGGTCCCCTGCCTCGGTTGTTCCCGATTGCGTCTCTGAAA ACACGCAACAGGCCAATTACCACGTGGTAGCAGCTGTGACTTATCGTGCCAACGGTGCAGTTTCGAGATCTTGCCTACCGCAATATCAGGACTTGATGTCTCAGTACTACATGAACCTAAACAACATATTAACTCAACGTTGCTCCGCTGTCAACGTAAACATGAACGTATCATTCGTGAGATCTGTGCCCTATTTACTCGAAGAAAACGTCCTGAAG ATGGACTTCATTCTGGTGATTGTACCCGCCATTCGCCAGCCTCAATTGTACGATCTCTGCGGATCCACGTTGAACCTGATCTTCGATCTTTCTGTCCCTTCGACCAGCGCTGTTATAGAACCTTTGTTGAACGTTTCTGCGATTGGCAATCAGTGTCCTCCTCTTAGAGCCTTGAAATCGTCTATTACTAGAGGCTTTACGTGCAGTATTGGAGAAGTTCTGAACATGGATACTAACGACGTGCCACGATGCT TGCACTGTCCCGCTGGCACATTCGCCGGCGAGAAGCAGAAGCAATGTACATCTTGTCCCAAGGGTTCCTACCAGAACAGTGACCGTCAAGGTTCATGTTTGCGTTGTCCCTTCGGCACATACACCAGAGAGGAAGGTTCTAAGAGCATAGACGACTGCATCCCAGTCTGTGGATACGGTACATACTCTCCCACGGGACTAGTACCTTGTCTGGAATGTCCCAGGAACAGCTACACAGGTGAACCCCCAATTGGTGGTTACAAGGACTGCCAGACTTGTCCAGCAGGAACCTTCACCTACCAGCCAGCTGCACCAGGTCGAGATCGATGCAGAGCAAAATGTGCACCTGGCATGTACTCCGACACTGGCCTAGCTCCTTGTGCTCAATGTCCCAAGGATTTCTTCCAACCTCAACACGGAGCAACGACTTGCGTCGAATGTCCTTCGAATATGTACACTGACGGTCCAGGTGCAGTCGGTAGAGAGGAATGCAAGCCCGTGCAATGCACCGACAGTGTCTGTCAACATGGCGGTCTATGTGTGCCCATGGGGCACGGTGTTCAATGTCTTTGCCCCGCTGGGTTCTCCGGAAGACGATGCGAGATCGATATCGATGAGTGCGCTTCTCAGCCGTGCTATAATGGAGCTACTTGTATTGATTTGCCACAGGGTTATAGGTGTCAGTGTGCTAATGGGTACTCTGGTATTAATTGTCAAGAGGAGAAGTCGGACTGTAGCAATGATACATGTCCTGAGAGAGCTATGTGCAAGGATGAACCAGGATTCAATAATTACACGTGCCTGTGCAGGTCTGGGTATACTGGAGTCGACTGCGATATCACG ATAAACCCTTGCACAGCAAGTGGCAATCCCTGCAACAACGGCGCCACCTGCGTAGCTCTACAACAAGGTCGCTATAAATGCGATTGCGTAGCAGGCTGGGAAGGTCAGAGCTGCGAGATCAACACGGACGACTGCGCAGAGAAGCCTTGCCTCCTGGGAGCTAATTGTACCGACCTAATCGCGGACTTCAGCTGCGACTGTCCACCAGGATTCACTGGCAAACGGTGTCACGAGAAGATTGACTTGTGTTCAGGAAATCCTTGTTTGAATGGCATTTGCGTGGACAATTTATTCAGCCATGAGTGCATCTGCCATCCTGGATGGACAGGCTCGGCTTGCGAGACCAACATCAACGAATGCGCCAGTAAACCTTGTCGCAACAATGGTCAATGCATCGACCAAATAGATGGCTACACTTGTACTTGCGAACCTGGGTACACAGGCAAACAATGTCAACACACCATTGATGATTGTTCATCTGAACCCTGTCAGAACGGAGGAAGTTGTTTGGATCAATTGGAAGGATTCGTTTGCAAGTGCAGACCAGGTTTCGTGGGTCTCCAATGCGAGGCAGAGCTGGACGAGTGTCTCAGTGATCCTTGTAGCCCAGTTGGAACTGATCGTTGCGTTGACCTTGACAACACCTTTGTCTGTCATTGTCGCGAAGGCTATACCGGCGCAGCTTGTGAAGTTAACATCGATGACTGTTCCTCTGGGCCATGCTTGAACGGTGCTACTTGCAGAGATGAAGTTGGAGGATTCAAGTGCATGTGTCCTGAGGGATGGACAGGTTTGCATTGCGAGATTGACGTGGGCATGTGCCAGAACCATCCTTGCCAGAACGACGCTGCTTGCGTTGACTTGTTCCTGGATTATTTCTGTGT GTGTCCATCGGGAACTGATGGGAAACAGTGCGAAACCGCTCCGGAACGTTGCATCGGCAACCCATGTATGCACAATGGACGCTGCCAAGATTTCGGATCTGGACTTAACTGCACTTGTCCTGATGACTACACTGGTATTGGATGTCAGTATGAATATGATGCTTGCCAGGCTGGGGCCTGCAAGAATGGCGCTACTTGCGTCGACGATGGTCCTGGCTTCACCTGCGTTTGCCCACCAGGATACACAG GCAAAACGTGCGAGGATGACATAATCGACTGCAAGGAGAACTCCTGTCCTCCATCAGCAACCTGCATCGATCTCACTGGCAAATTCTTCTGCCAGTGTCCGTTCAATTTAACTGGAGATGATTGCAGAAAAT CGATCCAAGTGGATTACGACTTATACTTCAGCGACCCAGCTCGAAGCAGCGCGGCCCAAGTGATTCCATTCTTCACCAGCGGAAGTAAGAGCCTAACTGTGGCTATGTGGGTGCAGTACATCCAAAAGGATGAAGCTGGAATCTTCTTCACCCTCTACGGCGTTAG CTCACCGCACGTTCCGATAAACCGAAGACTGATGATCCAAGCGCACAGCAATGGTGTCCAAGTGTCTCTGTTCCATGATTTGCAAGATGTCTATCTTCCATTCAGAGAGTATGCTACAATCAATGACGGCCAGTGGCATCACGTTGCCGTGGTTTGGAATGGCGACAACGGTGGTGAACTGATCTTGATCACAGAGGGACTTATCGCTAGCAAAACTGAAGGCTACGGTAGTGGAAGATCCCTGCCAGCATA CGCCTGGGCAGTCCTCGGAAAGCCTCAAAGCGAGAACGCGAAGGGCTATACGGAATCTGGCTTCCAAGGCCACCTGACCAAGGTCCAGATCTGGAGTAGAGCGCTTCACGTGACCAACGAGATCCAGAAACAGGTCCGGGACTGTCGCACCGAACCTGTCCTCTATCAAGGTCTAGTACTAACTTGGGCTGGCTACGACGAAACAATTGGTGGTGTTGAGAGAGTGGTGCCATCTCATTGCGGACAAAGAGTGTGTCCACCTGGCTATGGTGGTAGCAAGTGCCAGCAACTGGAATCTGACAAGATCCCACCCAAGGTTGACCACTGTCCAGGTGATCTCTGGGTGATTGCAAAGAACGGTTCATCCATAGTCACCTGGGACGAGCCACGGTTTATCGATAACGTTGGAATAGTGAGGATTCAGGAGAAGAATGGACACAAATCCGGCCAAACGTTGATGTGGGGAACTTACGACATCAGCTACGTTGCCTACGATCAGGCTGGCAACTCTGCTAGCTGTAACTTCAAGGTCTACGTGCTGT CTGACTTCTGTCCTGAACTGGCTGACCCAATTGGAGGTGCTCAACAATGTAAAGACTGGGGCTCGGGTGGACAATTCAAGGTCTGCGAGATCTCCTGCAACTCTGGACTTAGATTCTCTCAGGAAGTACCTAAATTCTACACCTGCGGAGCTGAAGGCTTCTGGAGGCCTACGAACGACCCGTCTCTTCCTTTGATCTACCCTGCTTGCACAA GCGCTACACCGGCCCAGCGTGTGTTTAGGATCAAAATGAACTTCCCAACATCAGTCCTCTGTAACGAAGCTGGCCAGGGTGTGCTGAAGAAGAAGGTTAGGGACGCAGTGAACTCCCTGAACAGGGATTGGAACTTCTGCTCGTATTCCTTCGAAG gaACTCGCGAGTGCAAGGACCTGAACATCGACGTGCAATGCGACCATCGTGCACGCACGACCCGGGAAACTAACGAAGAAGATGGCGGCACATATATAATTTCCGCCGTAGTTCCAGCAGAGTC AACGAGACAGGCGCGGCAAGGCAGTGACACCTACGAGGTGGAGATCTCGTTCCCGGCGATAAA CGATCCGATTTTGAACGCGAACTCCAACGAGAGAGCGACAGTTCAGACCTTGTTGGAGAGACTGATCCTTGAAGAAGACCAGTTCGATGTCCATGATATTCTTCCTAACACTGTTCCTGATCCGGCATCGTTGACTTTGGAGTCTGATTATGACTGTCCCATTGGACAGGTGGTCATGGCACCGGATTGTG TGCCCTGCGCCGTGGGAACCTACTACGACGAGGACTCGAAGCAGTGTCTATCCTGCCCAGTGGGTAGCTACCAGAGCGAGTCAGGCCAACTAAAATGCAGTTCCTGTCCAGTGATCGCAGGACGTCCTAGCGTGACAGTTGGTCCAGGTGCTAGAAGTGCAGCAGACTGCAAGGAACGTTGTCCAGCTGGAAAGTACTATGACGACATCGCCGGTTTATGTCGGAACTGTGGTCATGGATTCTATCAGCCTAACGAGGGCAGCTTCTCTTGTTTGCTCTGTGGACTCGGGAAGACTACTAGGACAGCAGAAGCTGTATCTCGCGAGGAATGTAGAGACGAATGTGGATCCGGCCAGCAATTGGCTGTGGAAGGCAAATGCGAACCTTGTCCTCGAGGAAGTTATCGAACTCAAGGAGTCCAAGCTGCTTGCCAGGCTTGTCCTTTGGGCAGGACGACGCCTAACATGGGATCAGCGTCGGTAGAAGAGTGCTCTCTTCCTGTCTGTGATCCTGGTACTTACTTGAACGGAACACTGAACGAGTGCATGCAGTGCAAGAAGGGCATGTACCAGTCTGAGCCTCAGCAGACCTTCTGCATACCCTGTCCGCCGAATACCAGCACCAAGGGACCAGCTGCG ACCAGCAAAGCGGACTGCACGAATCCCTGCGAAACCAGCGACGCAGAGATGCACTGCGATGCGAATGCATACTGTCTGCTGATTCCTGAGACCAGCGATTTCAAGTGCGAGTGCAAGCCAGGCTACAACGGAACTGGCACCGAGTGCACTGACGTCTGCATGGGCTACTGCGACAACGAAGGAGTCTGTTTGAAGGATTCGAGAGGACAGCCATCTTGTAGATGCAGTGGCAGTTTTACTGGGAAACGCTGCACGGAGAAGTCTGAATTTTTCTATATCACCGGAGGCATCGCTGGTGGTGTGATCCTCATCATTTTCGTCGTCCTTCTTGTATGGATGATCTGTGTCAG AGCTTCGCGCAAGAAGGAGCCCAAGAAAATGCTGACGCCAGCCACCGATCAGAACGGTTCGCAGGTGAACTTCTATTATGGCGCGCCCACACCGTACGCGGAGTCTATTGCGCCGTCGCATCATAGCACTTACGCTCATTATTATGACGACGAGGAGGACGGTTGGGAAATGCCCAACTTCTATAACGAGACTTACATGAAAG AGAGTTTGCACAATGGGAAAATGAACAGTCTCGCTCGTTCGAACGCCAGTATTTACGGCACGAAAGACGACCTGTACGACAGACTCAAGCGTCACGCGTACCCCGGCAAGAAGGATGGCGACGTGACCTTGAGCGACTAG